In the Brachyhypopomus gauderio isolate BG-103 chromosome 4, BGAUD_0.2, whole genome shotgun sequence genome, one interval contains:
- the dop1b gene encoding protein DOP1B isoform X3 produces the protein MMDPEEAELQNDYRYRSYAAVIEKALRNFESSSEWADLISSLGKLNKALQSNLKYSLLPKRLIIGKRLAQCLHPALPSGVHLKALETYEVIFKIIGTKWLAKDLFIYSSGLFPLLGYAAMSVKPTLLTLYERYFLPLQRALLPSLQAFIMGLLPGLEEGLDVFDRTDALLLKLSLLVGQSVFYGALWGSALVSHLVRLPASLFIITHFDRMATSREQNHMLGTDHRLTVKAICLSLHDTNVLVQRNMLEILLYFFPFATCLDPVEGAIPLKRDEMITVVSAASLTVLRRDMSLNRRLYAWLLGLDIKGGMVAPDPSLCTTVEEHTAYYFNTHSRDLLVQALVNILQQNDIEKDPENVTDYLRPFRIIISLLDKPEIGPLVVSDILLEVIRAFYRYCTEMVGEESLSSSLSGNQFTSKIKENKNASEIIKTVNMLVGAMDSEYLWDYMSKQFQTCLSDPARTAPSKNWSPPSSVPELSTLIIFLLDVIPLELYGEIQTQYLPQMLGTTLQALCSHMTSLSLSDVTQALRACFKMLSKIQMPVTYMDMDAESQMSCVEKTPQVMVTETKKEETGEETSVNNEPLVEEGVAENGQAAEEAGPEHSMFLPLRSEDSGLGLSASPSELQLFPGRDSSNPVSGACVKAVDVWKKGGTVEHMSTCVQDILALIITRHLLAVVDSKTVQEEAPQSECHSSPRGRKHSPEGGRDLGLIKDRLADFFTPGKLRARPREESGASVGARTAGLRWSAGFQSRGKAEVTEPCRQAFTAACHLLLECTTFPVYYTEEQSQELHSHVFKNTNNEEGSLPEWLRALMTLCCISKDYQVQHVAISSLLELINHSQSLALVIQDKSRRYRRAEVNPFSGQLQMVTLPPILPAVGKTMELHTDFYQRVAQVLWAQLDTEHRELHVSCVDLFYRLHCLAPSAHICEDIVCMALLSRDKVVRLEALHRFSVLWHLTREVQTNRSTSLNRSFDRSLFVVLDSLNSQDGSVSAAGQSWLMRALSLGDVIRILEPVLLLLLDPKTQRTAIQSVKQSLSVGNLNVLTYKSRSSTKSGGDGMMAMSQPDSLLAHVAIVDREALWADLEHDPELQDTLSDSPAMSRSESEETEEEDGQVEEEGQEEEEESEHTESADSSGAQNSTENSTSGSTPFLQLPDDRDCAGHAGAVNGLLRVDSERTQASDSLSSDEDDGQLEALAKSRLLKRQRERQEAVDSLFRHVLLYRQPYDCGMVLHAFLVVETLVRSSAGPFLEALSSTALDGSSTAHLNLIQNLLQRHRQAQEGNSFYGPLQSTTPPDGSGPEHPPGSPPLSPSGSAFPPLFLLEILTSLCLRFLRSHFPSYATMSARQLQGNREVRVKSVEVLTALVGQLVAVAQQQAAQAGEVGNAASLEAIRSLLCSCRVQQFVLLSLSASMYTCQRAEASDLRVLPEEDRADDGREFSEERLVNFGRDGSWAEHPLQIALLKLLKVLIELEHCVSPCSKAPDQGDNHPHSSRSHASSSTLTREWHTAVSYQRSIKAAHYVANHPITAQGMFVSAAARALCPLYGCSMHPAWVALLCGVLPFLGRSLAIIVAPVVSQICKNLDELVKQHEHDGGKASHSNLKKENIAPDYPLTLLEGLTTITHYCLLEHKTSADCDATDMRNAANTILEEFPYMVSTMSMLWGVVKGADSAHSTKASPTSVCFKSTKILKLKVLAFMTPLTQQYGVQVMASVAAIWNSRRSRKRRSKNKILPVASDSQLTIVDLVKSLNTLHTDTVLQLVREVVKKPHQIKGDQQRLTLVDVPMLQFCYAYIQSLPAQVLQDNVTPLLCMLREAAQLNLVPPGHFLLLGILNDFVNRLPNMDNKRDSRELQEVTQRILEAVGGVAGSSLEQTSWLSRNLEVKAQPQVCLQEDADEPEDSDLYDSVGQGSAMVSSSAPSVFSVQALALLAEVLAPLLDMVYRSDEKEKALPLISRLMYYVFPYLKNHSAYNMPSFSAGAQLLSSLSGYAYTKRAWKKEVLDLFMDPLFFTMEISCACHWKSIIDHLLTHEKTMFKDLMSMQSSSLKLFNTAEQRPMLLKRQAFAMFSGEIDQYHLYLPLIQERLTENLRLGQTPAVAAQMFLMFRVLLLRISPQHLTSLWPIMVTELIRIYARLEKTLLEDKEISKTKRGGQGKNGVLSFPQTELDMYLSASKFLDAAVSFPPDHMPLFQMYRWAFVPEVDVEKYDGPGTTVLEGEQECKPHVVRILEGLHYRYGQLNGTVGESDSEGRQFPLLTLHSLSSITQLAPFFQTLCCSFGGSMPCPGTPADYPPAGAKAVLQRVELITEQEFLDGMDP, from the exons GCTCTTCAGAGTAATTTGAAATACTCCCTGTTGCCGAAACGTTTGATCATCGGAAAACGATTGGCCCAGTGTTTGCACCCTGCTCTGCCGAGTGGCGTCCATCTTAAAGCACTGGAGACCTATGAGGTCATCTTCAAAATCATTGGTACAAAATGGCTGGCCAAAGACCTCTTCATCTACAG ctcaGGACTTTTCCCTTTGCTGGGCTATGCAGCAATGTCCGTGAAGCCGACTCTGCTGACCCTTTACGAGCGCTACTTCCTGCCCCTGCAGAGAGCCCTCCTGCCCAGCCTACAGGCCTTCATCATGGGCCTGCTGCCTGGGCTGGAGGAGGGTCTGGACGTCTTCGACAG GACGGATGCACTGCTGTTGAAGCTCTCCCTGCTGGTGGGCCAGTCCGTGTTTTACGGAGCTCTGTGGGGCTCTGCTCTCGTGTCCCATCTGGTGCGCCTACCCGCCTCCCTCTTCATCATCACACACTTCGACCGCATGGCCACCAGCAGGGAGCAGAATCACATGTTGGGGACTGACCACAGActcact GTGAAGgcgatctgtctctctctacatgACACTAATGTTCTCGTCCAGAGGAACATGTTGGAGATTCTCCTTTATTTCTTTCCCTTCGCGACATGTTTG GATCCTGTAGAGGGTGCTATCCCTTTGAAACGTGATGAGATGATCACTGTGGTGTCTGCTGCTTCTCTCACTGTGCTGAGGAGAGACATGTCACTGAACCGGCGCCTCTATGCGTGGCTACTAG gcCTGGACATTAAAGGAGGCATGGTAGCTCCAGATCCAAGCTTGTGCACTACAGTGGAGGAGCATACAGCATACTacttcaacacacactccagagaTCTACTGGTGCAg GCACTGGTGAACATCCTGCAACAGAATGACATAGAAAAGGACCCAGAAAACGTCACGGACTATCTCAGACCCTTCCGTATCATTATCAGTTTACTGGACAAACCAGAGATTg GACCCCTGGTGGTATCTGACATATTGCTAGAGGTGATCAGAGCATTCTACAGGTACTGCACGGAGATGGTGGGGGAGGAGTCTCTTAGCTCCAGTCTCTCTGGCAACCAGTTCACCAG TAAGATCAAAGAGAACAAAAATGCTTCAGAGATCATAAAAACAGTCAACATGTTGGTGGGGGCAATGGACAGTGAATACCTGTGGGACTACATGAGCAAACAGTTCCAAACCtgcctcag TGACCCAGCACGGACAGCTCCATCTAAAAACTGGAGTCCTCCTTCATCAGTCCCGGAGCTCTCCACCCTTATCATCTTCCTCCTTGATGTTATCCCTTTG GAGCTTTATGGTGAGATCCAAACCCAGTACCTGCCCCAGATGCTGGGCACCACGCTGCAGGCTCTGTGTAGTCACATGACCTCTCTTAGCCTATCAGATGTCACACAGGCCCTGAGGGCATGTTTTAAGATGCTCAGCAAGATCCAGATGCCCGTCACCTATATGGACATGGATGCGGAGTCACAGATGTCGTGTGTAGAGAAAACTCCG CAGGTCATGGTGACAGAGACCAAGAAAGAGGAGACAGGCGAGGAGACCAGTGTTAATAATGAACCACTGGTGGAAGAGGGCGTGGCTGAGAATGGACAAGCTGCAGAAGAGGCGGGGCCTGAGCACAGCATGTTCCTGCCCCTGCGTTCTGAAGACAGCGGATTGGGCCTTAGTGCCTCGCCTTCTGAGCTGCAGCTTTTTCCGGGGCGTGACTCGTCGAATCCTGTTTCAGGGGCGTGTGTCAAGGCGGTGGATGTTTGGAAAAAAGGTGGAACCGTGGAGCACATGTCCACATGTGTACAGGACATCCTGGCACTGATTATCACTAG ACATCTGCTGGCTGTGGTGGATTCAAAGACGGTGCAGGAGGAGGCGCCTCAGTCCGAGTGCCACTCCTCCCCCCGCGGCCGGAAGCACTCCCCCGAGGGCGGTCGGGACCTGGGGCTGATCAAAGACAGGCTGGCTGACTTCTTCACCCCTGGCAAGTTGCGGGCACGGCCCCGGGAGGAGAGCGGTGCCAGCGTGGGTGCCAGGACCGCGGGCCTGCGGTGGTCTGCCGGCTTCCAGTCGCGGGGCAAAGCAGAGGTCACCGAGCCCTGTCGACAGGCGTTTACAGCCGCGTGTCACCTGTTGCTGGAGTGCACCACCTTCCCTGTCTATTACACAGAGGAACAGAGTCAGGAGCTTCACAGCCACGTGTTCAAGAACACAA ACAATGAAGAGGGCTCTCTTCCTGAGTGGCTGAGGGCCTTAATGACATTGTGCTGCATTTCAAAAGACTACCAG gTCCAACATGTGGCGATTTCCTCCCTGCTTGAGCTGATTAACCACTCTCAGTCCTTGGCGCTGGTCATTCAGGACAAGAGCAGGCGCTACAGGAGGGCGGAGGTGAACCCCTTCAGCGGGCAGCTGCAGATGGTCACCCTGCCCCCCATCCTCCCAGCAGTGGGCAAAACCATGGAGCTTCACACAGACTTCTACCAG cggGTAGCTCAGGTGCTCTGGGCTCAGTTGGACACTGAGCACCGAGAGCTTCATGTCTCCTGTGTGGACCTCTTCTATCGGCTGCACTGTTTAGCTCCATCGGCGCACATCTGCGAGGACATCGTGTGTATGGCTTTGCTTAGCAGAGACAAG GTTGTGCGTCTGGAGGCTCTCCATAGATTTTCTGTTTTGTGGCACCTGACGCGGGAGGTTCAGACGAACCGCAGCACGTCTCTGAACCGCTCTTTTGATAG GTCTCTGTTTGTGGTGCTGGACAGTCTAAACAGTCAGGATGGCAGCGTCAGCGCTGCGGGACAGAGCTGGCTGATGCGGGCCCTCTCTCTCGGAGACGTCATACGCATCCTGGAACCGGTTCTGCTCCTGCTGCTGGACCCAAAGACCCAGAGAACAGCCATTCAGAGCGTCAAGCAAAGTCTTTCAGTGG GTAATTTGAACGTGTTAACCTACAAAAGCAGATCCAGCACAAAGAGTGGTGGAGACGGCATGATGGCCATGAGCCAGCCGGACAGCCTCCTGGCTCACGTTGCCATCGTAGACCGTGAGGCACTGTGGGCAGACCTGGAGCACGACCCAGAGCTTCAGGACACGCTCTCTGACTCCCCTGCCATGTCCCGCAGCGAGAGTGAGGAaactgaggaagaggatggacaAGTAGAAGAGGAAGGgcaagaagaagaggaagagagtgagcacACAGAATCAGCCGACTCGAGTGGAGCTCAGAACTCCACAGAGAACTCCACCTCTGGCTCCACCCCTTTTCTGCAGCTCCCCGACGACAGGGACTGTGCAGGGCATGCAGGTGCAGTCAACGGCCTGCTGCGAGTGGACTCCGAGCGCACGCAGGCTTCTGATTCATTGTCGAGCGACGAAGACGACGGGCAGCTGGAGGCCCTGGCCAAATCCCGCCTCTTAAAGCGGCAGCGCGAGAGGCAGGAGGCGGTGGACTCGCTCTTCCGGCACGTCTTGCTGTACCGGCAGCCGTACGACTGCGGCATGGTCCTGCATGCCTTCTTGGTGGTGGAGACGCTGGTGCGGAGCAGCGCGGGACCTTTCCTAGAGGCTCTCTCGAGCACGGCCTTGGACGGCAGCTCCACAGcccacctcaacctcatccAGAACCTCCTGCAAAGGCACCGGCAGGCACAGGAGGGCAACAGCTTCTACGGCCCTCTCCAGAGCACCACCCCTCCCGATGGTTCCGGTCCAGAACATCCACCCGGCTCCCCTCCCCTTTCGCCCTCCGGCTCTGCCTTCCCGCCCCTGTTCCTTCTGGAGATCCTCACCTCACTCTGTCTGCGTTTCCTGCGGTCTCACTTTCCCTCCTACGCCACCATGAGCGCCCGACAGCTACAGGGCAACCGGGAGGTGCGGGTGAAGAGCGTGGAGGTGCTCACGGCGCTGGTCGGCCAGCTGGTGGCGGTGGCGCAGCAACAGGCAGCCCAGGCGGGTGAGGTGGGCAACGCAGCCAGTCTGGAGGCCATCCGGAGCCTCCTGTGTAGCTGCAGGGTGCAGCAGTTtgtccttctctcactctccgcTTCCATGTACACCTGCCAGCGGGCAGAGGCATCTGACCTGCGTGTGCTCCCCGAGGAGGACCGGGCCGATGACGGTCGAGAGTTCTCGGAGGAAAGGCTGGTCAATTTTGGGCGTGACGGTAGCTGGGCGGAGCACCCACTCCAGATCGCCCTGCTAAAGCTCCTGAAAGTCCTGATCGAGCTGGAGCACTGTGTGTCTCCATGTTCAAAAGCGCCCGACCAGGGGGACAACCACCCGCACTCTTCCCGAAGCCACGCCTCGTCCTCCACACTAACGCGAGAGTGGCACACCGCCGTGTCGTACCAGCGTTCCATCAAGGCCGCGCATTACGTGGCCAACCATCCGATCACGGCGCAGGGCATGTTCGTGTCAGCGGCCGCCCGGGCCCTGTGCCCGCTGTACGGCTGCTCCATGCACCCGGCCTGGGTGGCGCTGCTGTGCGGAGTGCTGCCCTTCCTGGGCCGCTCGCTGGCCATCATCGTTGCCCCCGTCGTCAGTCAGATCTGCAAGAACCTTGATGAACTGGTTAAACAGCACGAACACGATGGAGGCAAAGCTTCCCACAG CAACCTGAAGAAGGAGAACATTGCACCTGACTATCCTCTCACTCTGCTGGAAGGACTCACCACTATCACACACTACTGTCTTCTAGAACACAAAACG TCTGCAGACTGTGATGCTACAGACATGCGCAATGCCGCCAATACCATTCTGGAGGAGTTCCCGTACATGGTCAGCACCATGTCGATGTTATGGGGTGTGGTCAAGGGTGCTGACTCTGCCCATAGCACCAAGGCCTCGCCCACCTCTGTCTGTTTCAAAAGCACAAAG ATCCTGAAGCTGAAGGTTCTGGCGTTCATGACACCGCTGACTCAGCAGTATGGGGTACAAGTCATGGCCTCCGTGGCTGCAATATGGAACAGCAGGCGGAGCCGAAAGAGACGGTCCAAAAACAAG ATCCTACCAGTTGCCAGTGATTCCCAACTGACCATTGTGGACTTGGTGAAGTCACtcaacacacttcacactgacaCAGTTTTGCAACTTGTCCGAGAGGTGGTGAAGAAACCCCACCAGATCAAAGGGgaccag CAAAGACTGACCCTTGTAGATGTTCCCATGCTGCAGTTCTGCTACGCCTACATCCAGAG CCTCCCTGCTCAGGTCCTTCAGGACAACGTCACCCCTCTCCTTTGCATGCTCAGAGAGGCTGCCCAGCTCAATCTCGTCCCACCCGGCCACTTCTTGCTCCTGGG CATCCTGAATGATTTTGTAAATAGACTCCCCAACATGGACAACAAAAGAGATTCTAGAGAACTGCAG GAAGTGACCCAGCGTATCCTGGAGGCGGTAGGAGGTGTGGCCGGTTCATCTCTGGAGCAGACCAGCTGGTTGAGTCGTAACCTGGAAGTGAAAGCACAGCCTCAGGTCTGCCTACAAGAGGATGCAGATGAGCCAGAGGACAGCGACCTCTATG ACTCTGTTGGCCAAGGTAGTGCTATGGTGTCATCCTCCGCTCCATCTGTGTTTAGTGTGCAAGCTCTGGCTCTGTTGGCtgag GTCCTGGCCCCTTTGCTGGACATGGTATATCGCAGCGATGAGAAGGAGAAAGCCCTGCCTCTTATTTCACGTCTGATGTATTACGTCTTCCCTTACCTGAAAAACCACAG tgcctATAATATGCCCAGTTTCAGTGCAGGTGCTCAGTTGTTGAGCAGTCTAAGTGGCTATGCCTACACTAAACGGGCCTGGAAGAAGGAAGTGTTGGACCTCTTCATGGATCCTCTGTTCTTCACCATGGAGATATCCTGTGCCTGCCA CTGGAAATCAATCATAGACCATCTACTCACTCATGAGAAGACCATGTTCAAGGACTTGATGA gcatgcAGAGCAGCTCCCTGAAGCTGTTTAACACTGCAGAACAGAGGCCCATGTTACTTAAGCGCCAGGCCTTTGCCATGTTCAGTGGAGAGATTGACCAGTACCACCTCTATCTGCCTCTCATACAAG AGCGCCTGACGGAGAACCTACGGCTAGGGCAGACCCCAGCCGTGGCGGCACAGATGTTCCTGATGTTCCGCGTCCTGCTGCTGAGGATCTCCCCACAGCACCTCACCTCCCTCTGGCCAATCATGGTCACCGAACTG ATTCGCATTTATGCCAGGCTGGAGAAAACTCTGCTAGAAGACAAAGAGATTTCAAA GACTAAGCGAGGAGGTCAGGGGAAGAATGGTGTGTTGTCTTTTCCCCAGACAGAGCTGGACATGTATCTATCAGCCAGCAAGTTCCTGGACGCTGCGGTGTCCTTCCCTCCGGATCACATGCCCCTCTTCCAGAT GTATCGCTGGGCATTTGTGCCTGAAGTGGATGTGGAAAAGTATGATGGACCAGGCACCACTGTCTTAGAGGGAGAGCAGGAATGTAAGCCGCATGTGGTCAGAATCCTGGAAGGACTTCACTATCGCTATGGG CAGCTGAACGGGACGGTAGGTGAATCTGACTCGGAGGGCAGACAGTTCCCGCTGCTCACGCTCCACtcactctcctccatcacccagCTAGCACCTTTCTTCCAGACGCTCTGCTGCTCCTTCGGAGGCTCCATGCCCTGCCCTGGCACACCCGCTGACTACCCGCCGGCTGGTGCCAAAGCAGTGCTGCAGCGCGTGGAGCTCATAACGGAGCAAGAGTTCCTGGACGGTATGGACCCGTAG